The Orcinus orca chromosome 1, mOrcOrc1.1, whole genome shotgun sequence DNA window GTCCTCCAACTCCAAGCCCCTCCTCCATTGCCCTCCACTCTGACTCTTCCTCCCATTGGCCCCATAAGTTCTGAGCCCCGCCCCACCTGTCCCCAGCCCTGAGCCTTGCCCACCCACTAGCGCCCAGCTCTGAGCCCACCCTCTGACAGGCCCCCAACACCTGAGCTGTTTTCCCCAACCTCCCCAGCCTCTATCAACACCCCAACCTCTAAACCTTGTCGGGCTGACCCTTAGCTTTGAGGTCTACCCTCCTCCTCAGTGCCCCACCCCTTCTGGATTTTCCCCTTCCGACTCGCCACCTTTCCCTGCCCAGCTGGGCCAGTGCTCTCCTCCCCACAAGCTCCAAGGAAGCCAGAGCAAGTTCCTGTGAGTCTCCAGGTGGCAGAGATGGGAGAGTTTCAGGTTGTGAAGTCCACACACAAGATGCCCTCCCCTGGGGGGCGGCCTGGGGCTTTGCAGAGGAATTGTCCCCCAGCAGACGTGTCATAGCCCTTCCCCAGACAGCTCTGCTCTGCTCCCAGGCCTAGGCCACCTGACCATCCCAGAGGAGAAGACACTTCCCACtccaccactggtaaccaccatcCTGCCAGCCCCCAAGAGAAACATGAGTGTCTGTCCACATCTGCCTGCTCTGGGAAGTGGAAGCAGGAATGGACAgcgaggggtggctgtggctgggGCCAGTGGGACAGGCAGGATGGGGCTCCAGCCCCGCCTCTGTCTGGAGCTCACAGGGCTCCACACCCCTTACCCTTCCCTTCACTCTCTCTTCAAGGGGAAAATCTCCTGCCAAGGCAGAAAGCTGTGGCCGAGTGCCCCGAGGGCTTGgacttctgtgaggtgggcccctGCAGTGCTCCAAGGTTGGGTGCTGCCCTCCCTCAGAACTGCAGGCCTCTCTTCTCCCCCGCTCGACGAATGGGTCAGCAGCCGAATCGGGCTGGAGCTAGACCTGCTGAGGGCCAGGCTGCTCGACCCTCTGAGCTCCACATTATGCTGAAATCCAAGGCAGTGGCTGGAATCTTCCAAGTGTCTGTGACCTGCCCCCTTGTTTCTGATCACCCTGTATGTTCTCTGGGGACTGGCTGGCTGGCCTCatgggggtggagagaggggtCCAAGGAAGTTCAGCTCAGCCCACAACCCAACTTAACATTTTTTGTCTCTGTGAATGGGGGACGAAGGCAAGGGGAGGATGAACGGTCTCATCTCTTCTTGCAGCTGAAACGGTCCAGCTCAGGCTACACTGCAGGGTGCAGCCAGGCCTGCGTGACAGGGACGCCCAGGTGTCACAGGGCTGTGGCTCAGCCCTGCTACCAGGAGTGCTGCCAAGCCTCAGCCTCAGGCAGCTGCCTCCAGCTGCATGAGAACCTCCACTTCAACGGGGCCGCACCAGGGGCCACAAGGAGgcccctgccctggaccctggcTGGCGCTCTGCTGCTGTTCCTTCGCTCAGCAGTCAGGGAGCGGCAGGCAGGAAGGTCCCATAGGCCCTGCAAGTCCCCAggcccacccccagctctgaTTCCTGtagctgtatctttttttttttaattaaaaaaaatacatttatttattttaatttatttatttttggctgcattgggtcttcgttgctgtgagcgggcttttctctagttgtggcgagcgggggctactcttcgttgcggtgcgcggccttctcattgcagtgacttctcttgttgaggagcacgggctctaggcgtgcgggcttcagtagctgtggcatgtgggctcagtagttgtggctcgtgggctctagagcacaggctcagtagttgtggcgcacaggcttagttgctccgcggcatgtgggatcttcccggaccagggctctaacccatgtcccctgcattggcaggcggattcttaaccattgtgccaccagggaagtccttgtagcTGTATCTTTAGTGAGAGGGATTTATCAAGTCCACAACTCTGTGCTAGAGGCTCCCAGGGCCTAGGCCTGAACATGATGCTCTCCAAGGGGACAGGGCCTTAGCCCCATTCCCAAGGAGAGGCTGGGATTTGTCTGGAAAAACAGAACAGTCTCCTATCTGACCCCCATCAAGTAGGAGGACCCCAAAGTCCTGCAGggacagtttcttcatctataaaaatgcCCGGTCCCGTCTACTTTTCCCAGATCCTCCCCAGACTTTGACACAAAGAGGGGGGCTGGAATTGGGGTTCCCCTGCTTTCCTGCAATGACCACCACCCCCTTTATCTTTAAGGGTCTAAATCAATCCCCTTTCTCCTCATCCCCCACACAGCTTTGAAACCAAATTCAAATAAACTTGAGCTCCATTTATGCTGTGGATATTTCCAGGAAAAGAAGAAGATTGGGAAGAAGGTGATGTCTGTTTCTGGAAGAGGTTTGCGTATACAAACTTGAACTGGTCACTAAGGCAGCAACTCTAAGCTTAGGGAAAAAGGAGTGAGGATGGGTTAGAAGTCACATGCTCACTCTTTCCCCTGCACTTACCCTTTAGTTTGGGTCAAAGCTTGAGAGAAAGAGTATTCATTAAGATAATTCACTAATTCAATAAACATGTTCTGAGGGTCAGCTGTGTCCCAGAAACTACCCTGGGGTGATGAGGAAAAGATAcagcctgtcctcagggagcttacagcTTAGTGAAATGGCCAATAGGCTGGGAGAGGCCGGTCCTGACTCCCTGATCTGAGCTGGTCCTTTTTGTCCATCTGGAGCAGCCTGCTTATCTTAGGTGGGAAATCGAGGCCCCAAAGGAGGAAGACCTTGCCCGGGTGCCTGTAGCCAGTGAATTGGGGGAAGGGGCCGGAGAACAGCAAAGTACAGCCTCAGGCTGTCCTGAGAGCTGAGTGGCCCCCTCCCCTGAACTCTTTCCTCCCTGAGAAGGAGAGAGGATAGAGCCTCAGCACAGTACTGCATATGAACAGGATCACACCTTTTACAATGTGCATTCTCATCCTTTATCCCCAAACAGCCCCATGAGGCAGGCGGGACCAGGTGCTCCTGtcacacacacctcacacacacaGCGCTGAGGCTTAGGGGGGGAAAGGGAGGCATGTGGCAGTGTCCATGGCACAGAAGTTGGAGTCACACTTTCAGTTGAGGCCCAATTCTGCCACTTTGCTAGGTGCGAGGCCTTGGTCAAATTGcttaatgtctctgagcctcagtttctacacCTGGAAAATGGTGTAGTGGTTCTTCACAGTGTTGTTCTCCTTTAAGCTAGGATGGGGTAGTTAGCTGGGGAGGAAGCGTTCCAGTAGAGGCCAGTGTTGGCCTGCCTGGAATGAGAGGAGTTGAGGATGAAATTGAGAAAGTGTTTTTCCTTAAAGTGACCATCTTCCTTccaggccctgggaggggagCTCTGGCCCCATGACTTCCAGGACCGAGGGTGAGCCGAGGGCAAGTACTTAGGAAAATCTTTCCGGAATAGGGAGCCCAGGGTAGCCCAAGACCTAAGGAGTTAACGGGGGCAGGgaggaccccaccccaccccacccccaccccaccccacccccaccccacccccgcactGGCGTGGGCAGGCTGGGCCTTGCAGACTGGCTGACCGTCGTGTGGCGTGGGggcttctgggaaatgtagtctctggCTGGGTCCCGGGGCCGCGGTGTTCCGCACACCCAGCAGCGGGGACAGCTCAGGAGGTAGGCGGCGATGGCAGGGGTGTGGGAGCAGGTGCGGAGCAGGGAAACCAGGGCGGGGCTGGGCAGGAGGGACTGGGCAAGCTAAGGGCTGGGACCCCTGTCCTGATGCTGTCAGAGCCGGACACTCTCGGCCTTCGGCTGACGCAATGGGgcctgctgggctgggggagggccaaGGAGTAACGGGACACTTTCCCATCTCCAGGAAAAAAGGGACAGAACTGGGGTCCTTGTTTAGGATGAGAGCTCCCTTCCTGAGATACGTGCAGATACACCCCTGACACTGCCCAGAGAGGTGCCAGCAGGACTAATACTGCTCCCCAAAAAGGAAGGCAGAGCCCCATCCCAGGAGCAATAGGACTTGTCCTCCTCTCCAGCAATGGGACAAGGCACCCCACGTCCAACAAATAGACTGGACCCCACTTAGAAGCGACTGGATGCCCTTCAAGACAAAGGGCGGTACAGCAAATTGTACCTCTCACCGGAGGCAAAGGGATGGCCCCTCTCCCTAGAAACTAAAAGGCTCATTctcaggggaagggggagggggaggaggagggagcggATGGGGCCTCCTCCGCCTTCTCCCAGCACAgagcccctcctccctgcccccagccctccctcaGGCAGCTCCATAACCTCCTGAGTGACTTGTTGACCTAAGGGGCTCCCATCTGCCCTCCCCCGGGGCGTGTCTGCTCAGCAGGGGCCAGCATGGACCAGTCTGTGGCGATCCAGGAGACCCTGGCTGAGGGGGAGTACTGCATCATCATATCCTTCCCTGCGGGTGCCGagctcccagccccagggcctgCCGTGCCTGGCCTTGGGAAGTGGAATGGCAGGTGTCTACGTGTCTGTCTGcttgcctccctctctctgtgcctTCAGGGGGAGATGGAAACCTGTACATACTAA harbors:
- the LOC117200148 gene encoding uncharacterized protein LOC117200148 isoform X2 yields the protein MAWCSLSCEGRNETSPSPYLQASSPRPGSLQCCSGGPLCLELNQSASGENLLPRQKAVAECPEGLDFCEVGPCSAPRLGAALPQNCRPLFSPARRMGQQPNRAGARPAEGQAARPSELHIMLKSKAVAGIFQVSVTCPLVSDHPVCSLGTGWLASWGWREGSKEVQLSPQPNLTFFVSVNGGRRQGEDERSHLFLQLKRSSSGYTAGCSQACVTGTPRCHRAVAQPCYQECCQASASGSCLQLHENLHFNGAAPGATRRPLPWTLAGALLLFLRSAVRERQAGRSHRPCKSPGPPPALIPVAVSFFF
- the LOC117200148 gene encoding uncharacterized protein LOC117200148 isoform X1 — protein: MAQDWLATPHPPGLAGTLFTQLIQLNASHYMAWCSLSCEGRNETSPSPYLQASSPRPGSLQCCSGGPLCLELNQSASGENLLPRQKAVAECPEGLDFCEVGPCSAPRLGAALPQNCRPLFSPARRMGQQPNRAGARPAEGQAARPSELHIMLKSKAVAGIFQVSVTCPLVSDHPVCSLGTGWLASWGWREGSKEVQLSPQPNLTFFVSVNGGRRQGEDERSHLFLQLKRSSSGYTAGCSQACVTGTPRCHRAVAQPCYQECCQASASGSCLQLHENLHFNGAAPGATRRPLPWTLAGALLLFLRSAVRERQAGRSHRPCKSPGPPPALIPVAVSFFF